One window from the genome of Myxococcota bacterium encodes:
- a CDS encoding NAD(P)-binding domain-containing protein: MSERARAGRVGIVGCGILGGGVALRLLERGFDVAVFDPRAEALAAAAARGALVCASNRELAAACDRIGIWVQNDAQCERALLADDGVLAGARAGAVVAIHSTVHPRTVARLGERCAAAGVGMIDAPVAGRGVRSLEDADFWMMVGGDAAVVDRFRDVAATFCSRVLECGALGSGAVLKLAHNVATYIGYVAIVEAQALARAAGVREGALEEVTEASGVLSRAMKLMLEVRDARVAGAPGAQGDELMRTYADILEKDLRVAIEVANEHRVPLPGAAVASQLAEVVYALPRS; the protein is encoded by the coding sequence ATGTCGGAGCGTGCGCGCGCGGGGCGCGTCGGAATCGTCGGGTGCGGGATCCTCGGAGGTGGCGTCGCGCTGCGCCTCCTCGAGCGCGGCTTCGACGTCGCCGTCTTCGACCCGCGCGCCGAGGCGCTCGCCGCCGCCGCGGCGCGCGGCGCGCTCGTGTGCGCGAGCAACCGCGAGCTCGCGGCGGCGTGCGATCGCATCGGCATCTGGGTGCAGAACGACGCCCAGTGCGAGCGCGCGCTGCTCGCGGACGACGGCGTGCTCGCGGGGGCGCGCGCCGGCGCGGTCGTCGCCATCCACAGCACCGTCCACCCGCGCACGGTCGCGAGGCTCGGCGAGCGCTGCGCGGCGGCGGGCGTCGGGATGATCGACGCGCCCGTCGCGGGCCGCGGCGTGCGCAGCCTCGAGGATGCGGACTTCTGGATGATGGTGGGGGGCGACGCGGCCGTCGTCGATCGCTTCCGCGACGTCGCGGCGACGTTCTGCAGCCGCGTGCTCGAGTGCGGTGCGCTCGGCAGCGGGGCCGTGCTGAAGCTCGCGCACAACGTCGCCACCTACATCGGGTACGTGGCGATCGTCGAGGCGCAGGCGCTCGCGCGCGCGGCCGGCGTGCGCGAGGGCGCGCTCGAGGAGGTGACGGAGGCGAGCGGAGTGCTGTCGCGCGCGATGAAGCTCATGCTCGAGGTGCGCGACGCGCGCGTCGCCGGCGCGCCCGGCGCGCAGGGCGACGAGCTCATGCGCACCTACGCCGACATCCTCGAGAAGGACCTGCGCGTCGCGATCGAGGTCGCGAACGAGCACCGCGTGCCGCTGCCCGGCGCGGCCGTGGCCTCGCAGCTCGCCGAGGTCGTCTACGCGCTGCCGCGGAGCTGA
- the gpmI gene encoding 2,3-bisphosphoglycerate-independent phosphoglycerate mutase, whose protein sequence is MTSAAQGPVVLVVLDGFGLGDGGEADATAAAHGPFFAELRERYPTAKLETSGEAVGLPPGQMGNSEVGHMTMGAGRILEQDMTRISRELAEGAMSSNAVLRSALDAVDPEAGGTGGVLHLVGLLSDGGVHSHEEHLFRMLEACGRRGVRAAVHALLDGRDTPPRSARRYVEHLLPVCAANGAHIATVIGRFYAMDRDDRWGRIQLAYDAMVHRRGETAPDAMAAVERAYARDETDEFVAPTCVDGGAAIADGDAVLFFNFRADRAREITNALTGVRPAKYAGELDRGVAPKLARYVCLTEYDAEFGLPVAFPPETPRHILGEVLAQAGKEQLRTAETEKYAHVTFFFNAGVEEPFPGEDRVLIPSPRDVATYDQKPEMSALQVTETLLGRIAEGGYDFVLVNYANPDMVGHTGVMGAAVKAVETIDRCLERLCAAVLERGGQLLITADHGNCEQMVDPATGEPHTAHTTNPVPVYWVTRDAGPRRLRDGGLADLAPTVLDLMGLAKPAEMTGTSLVVAG, encoded by the coding sequence ATGACCTCCGCTGCGCAGGGGCCCGTGGTGCTCGTCGTGCTCGACGGCTTCGGCCTCGGCGACGGCGGCGAGGCCGACGCCACCGCCGCCGCGCACGGCCCCTTCTTCGCCGAGCTGCGCGAGCGCTACCCGACCGCGAAGCTCGAGACGTCGGGCGAGGCCGTCGGCCTGCCGCCCGGCCAGATGGGCAACTCCGAAGTCGGCCACATGACGATGGGCGCCGGCCGCATCCTCGAGCAGGACATGACGCGCATCTCGCGCGAGCTCGCCGAAGGCGCGATGAGCTCGAACGCCGTGCTCCGCTCCGCGCTCGACGCGGTCGACCCGGAGGCCGGCGGAACGGGCGGCGTGCTCCACCTCGTCGGCCTGCTCTCGGACGGCGGCGTGCACAGCCACGAGGAGCACCTGTTCCGCATGCTCGAGGCGTGCGGGCGCCGCGGCGTGCGCGCCGCCGTGCACGCGCTCCTCGACGGCCGCGACACGCCTCCGCGCTCCGCCCGACGCTATGTCGAGCACCTCCTCCCCGTGTGCGCGGCGAACGGCGCGCACATAGCGACCGTCATCGGCCGCTTCTACGCGATGGACCGCGACGACCGCTGGGGTCGCATCCAGCTCGCCTACGACGCGATGGTGCATCGCAGGGGCGAGACGGCGCCCGACGCGATGGCCGCCGTCGAGCGCGCCTACGCGCGCGACGAGACCGACGAGTTCGTGGCGCCGACCTGCGTCGACGGCGGCGCCGCGATCGCCGACGGCGACGCCGTGCTCTTCTTCAACTTCCGCGCCGATCGCGCGCGCGAGATCACGAACGCGCTCACCGGCGTGCGGCCGGCGAAGTACGCGGGCGAGCTCGACCGCGGCGTCGCGCCGAAGCTCGCTCGCTATGTCTGCCTCACCGAGTACGACGCCGAGTTCGGCCTCCCCGTCGCGTTTCCGCCGGAAACGCCGCGCCACATCCTCGGCGAGGTGCTCGCGCAGGCGGGCAAGGAGCAGCTCCGCACCGCCGAGACGGAGAAGTACGCGCACGTCACGTTCTTCTTCAACGCGGGCGTCGAGGAGCCGTTCCCCGGCGAGGACCGCGTGCTCATCCCGTCGCCGCGCGACGTCGCGACCTACGACCAGAAGCCCGAGATGAGCGCGCTCCAGGTGACCGAGACGCTGCTCGGACGCATCGCGGAGGGCGGCTACGACTTCGTGCTCGTGAACTACGCGAACCCCGACATGGTCGGCCACACGGGCGTCATGGGAGCGGCGGTGAAGGCCGTCGAGACGATCGACCGCTGCCTCGAGCGCCTGTGCGCGGCCGTGCTCGAGCGCGGCGGCCAGCTCCTCATCACCGCCGACCACGGCAACTGCGAGCAGATGGTCGACCCGGCGACGGGCGAGCCGCACACCGCGCACACGACGAACCCGGTGCCCGTCTACTGGGTGACGCGCGACGCCGGCCCACGGCGGCTGCGCGACGGCGGCCTCGCCGACCTCGCGCCGACCGTGCTCGACCTGATGGGCCTCGCGAAGCCCGCGGAGATGACCGGCACGTCGCTCGTCGTCGCGGGCTGA
- the nadD gene encoding nicotinate-nucleotide adenylyltransferase, translating to MTRAAASVGIYGGTFNPVHLGHLRAAEEVAEALGLERVLFVPSGEPPHKRAVPAPGEGGAVDPIAPAALRLEWVRLAVAGNPRFEVATLEVERDGPSYLVETLSHLRGALAPARGVFILGRDAFQEMGGWREPRRLLTLADFAVTTRPPLEPATDRLDLWLPACARDDVDVDADGRSAVHREAGTRLRLVPITAVDVSATDIRARVRAGRSIRYLVPEPVREAIEASGAYAPAPRSRNASAEEARR from the coding sequence GTGACGCGGGCGGCCGCGTCCGTCGGCATCTACGGCGGCACGTTCAACCCCGTCCATCTCGGACACCTGCGCGCGGCCGAGGAGGTCGCCGAAGCGCTCGGGCTCGAGCGCGTGCTGTTCGTGCCGAGCGGCGAGCCACCGCACAAGCGCGCCGTGCCGGCGCCGGGCGAGGGCGGCGCGGTCGACCCCATCGCGCCCGCCGCGCTGCGCCTCGAGTGGGTGCGCCTCGCGGTCGCGGGCAACCCGCGCTTCGAGGTCGCCACCCTCGAGGTCGAGCGCGACGGCCCTTCCTATCTCGTGGAGACCCTGTCGCATCTGCGCGGGGCGCTCGCCCCCGCGCGCGGCGTCTTCATCCTCGGGCGCGATGCGTTCCAGGAGATGGGCGGCTGGCGCGAGCCCCGGCGCCTGCTTACCCTCGCGGACTTCGCGGTGACCACCCGGCCGCCGCTCGAGCCCGCGACGGACCGCCTCGACCTGTGGCTTCCCGCGTGCGCGCGCGACGACGTCGACGTCGACGCCGACGGACGGAGCGCCGTCCACCGCGAGGCGGGAACGCGGCTGCGGCTCGTTCCGATCACGGCGGTCGACGTCTCGGCCACGGACATTCGCGCCCGCGTCCGCGCGGGCCGATCGATCCGCTACCTGGTACCGGAACCGGTGCGCGAGGCGATCGAAGCGAGCGGCGCCTATGCGCCGGCACCCCGCTCGCGCAACGCCTCCGCCGAGGAGGCGCGGCGATGA
- a CDS encoding glutamate-5-semialdehyde dehydrogenase, translating to MTEKSSELEAQIVDIARRAKAASDTLAELGTRAKNAWLARVGERLEAARARILEANARDLALAREKGVAEPLVNRLAISDAKWADMLQGVRDVAALEDPIGEISDVKVRPNGLRVGRMRIPLGVIAIVYESRPNVTVDAAVLCVKAGNAVVLRGGSEAFHSNVALGEELRAAARDTGLPEDAVSIVPTTDRAAIDVLLHQDRFIDLVIPRGGPGLIQHVTAESRIPVIKHDAGVCHVFLDASADPDMARDIVRDSKVRQMAVCNGLETLLVHADAAARLLPHVLKPLHEEGVEIRGCPRTCALFAEARPASEADWPAEFLAPILAVKVVDSLDDAVAHVRRYGSDHTDVIVTSDYAASQQWLRKVNSSTVGINCSTAFSDGFRLGLGAEIGISNSRIHAYGPMGLEGLTTRKFVLFGDGQLRE from the coding sequence ATGACCGAGAAGAGCAGCGAGCTCGAAGCCCAGATCGTCGACATCGCGCGCCGCGCGAAGGCCGCGAGCGACACGCTCGCCGAGCTCGGCACGCGCGCGAAGAACGCGTGGCTCGCGCGCGTCGGCGAGCGCCTCGAGGCCGCGCGCGCGCGCATCCTCGAGGCCAACGCGCGCGATCTCGCGCTCGCGCGCGAGAAGGGCGTCGCCGAGCCGCTCGTGAACCGGCTCGCGATCTCCGACGCGAAGTGGGCCGACATGCTCCAGGGCGTGCGCGACGTCGCGGCGCTCGAGGACCCGATCGGCGAGATCAGCGACGTGAAGGTGCGCCCGAACGGCCTGCGCGTCGGGCGCATGCGCATCCCGCTCGGCGTCATCGCGATCGTCTACGAGTCGCGCCCCAACGTGACGGTCGACGCGGCCGTGCTGTGCGTGAAGGCCGGCAACGCCGTCGTCCTGCGCGGCGGCTCCGAGGCGTTCCACAGCAACGTCGCGCTCGGCGAGGAGCTGCGCGCGGCCGCGCGCGACACCGGCCTTCCCGAGGACGCCGTCTCGATCGTGCCGACGACCGATCGCGCCGCGATCGACGTGCTGCTCCACCAGGATCGCTTCATCGACCTCGTGATCCCGCGCGGCGGGCCCGGGCTCATCCAGCACGTCACCGCCGAGTCGCGCATCCCCGTCATCAAGCACGACGCGGGCGTCTGCCACGTCTTCCTCGACGCGAGCGCCGACCCCGACATGGCGCGCGACATCGTGCGCGACTCGAAGGTGCGGCAGATGGCGGTGTGCAACGGGCTCGAGACGCTGCTCGTGCACGCCGATGCCGCGGCGCGCCTCCTGCCGCACGTGCTCAAGCCGCTGCACGAGGAGGGCGTCGAGATCCGCGGTTGCCCGCGCACGTGCGCGCTCTTCGCCGAGGCGCGGCCGGCGAGCGAGGCCGACTGGCCCGCCGAGTTCCTCGCGCCGATCCTCGCCGTGAAGGTCGTCGACTCGCTCGACGACGCGGTCGCGCACGTCCGCCGCTACGGCTCCGACCACACCGACGTCATCGTGACGAGCGACTACGCGGCGAGCCAGCAGTGGCTGCGCAAGGTGAACTCGTCGACGGTCGGCATCAACTGCTCGACGGCGTTCTCCGACGGCTTCCGGCTCGGGCTCGGCGCGGAGATCGGCATCAGCAACTCCCGCATCCACGCCTACGGCCCGATGGGTCTCGAAGGGCTCACGACGCGCAAGTTCGTGCTCTTCGGCGACGGCCAGCTGCGCGAGTGA
- the rsfS gene encoding ribosome silencing factor — MNGWTAEEKARAIVDAALERKAEDPVALDVRGLTSFCDAFVIATGRSDRQVRAIADGIVQALKRAGDAPIGVEGTEEGRWVLIDANDVVCHVFDADARALYDLERLWADAREIALDLPASEARGAKVVR; from the coding sequence ATGAACGGCTGGACGGCGGAAGAGAAGGCGCGCGCGATCGTCGACGCGGCGCTCGAGCGCAAGGCCGAGGACCCCGTGGCGCTCGACGTCCGCGGTCTCACCTCGTTCTGCGACGCGTTCGTGATCGCGACCGGCCGCTCGGACCGGCAGGTGCGCGCGATCGCCGACGGCATCGTGCAGGCGCTCAAGCGCGCGGGCGACGCGCCGATCGGCGTCGAGGGCACCGAGGAGGGGCGCTGGGTGCTGATCGACGCGAACGACGTCGTGTGCCACGTGTTCGACGCCGACGCGCGCGCGCTCTACGACCTCGAGCGCTTGTGGGCCGACGCGCGGGAAATCGCGCTCGACCTGCCCGCGAGCGAGGCGCGCGGCGCGAAGGTCGTGCGATGA
- the obgE gene encoding GTPase ObgE gives MAKSAHTFVDEVVITVHSGAGGDGSVSFRREKYIPRGGPDGGDGGHGGDVVIAADRSLSTLQEFRYRREVRAERGAHGTGNRRHGADGADAVVRVPVGTLVFDATNEAADAAPLADLARDGDRYVAARGGNGGFGNDHFKTPTRQAPDFANPGQPSVTAELRLSLKLLADVGIIGFPNAGKSTLLSRISAARPKVASYPFTTLVPSLGVVEVDDRRFVAADVPGLIEGASEGAGLGDRFLRHVERTRVLVHVLDVAAMLVEGRDLLAGRAAIRRELERFRPELAARREIVAINKVELLAGDADAARSVDDAERALRGEGVEVHRISCATGDGVRALVAAMLRALDEEDAALARDADDDLAHLGAAT, from the coding sequence ATGGCGAAGAGCGCGCACACCTTCGTCGACGAGGTCGTGATCACCGTGCACTCCGGTGCGGGTGGCGACGGCAGCGTCTCGTTCCGGCGCGAGAAGTACATCCCGCGCGGCGGCCCCGACGGCGGCGACGGCGGGCATGGCGGCGACGTCGTGATCGCGGCCGACCGCTCGCTGTCGACCCTCCAGGAGTTCCGGTACCGGCGCGAGGTGCGCGCCGAGCGCGGCGCGCACGGCACGGGCAACCGGCGCCACGGCGCCGACGGCGCCGACGCCGTCGTGCGCGTGCCCGTCGGCACGCTCGTGTTCGACGCGACGAACGAGGCCGCCGACGCCGCGCCGCTCGCCGACCTCGCCCGCGACGGCGACCGCTACGTCGCCGCGCGCGGCGGCAACGGCGGCTTCGGCAACGACCACTTCAAGACGCCGACGCGCCAGGCGCCCGACTTCGCGAACCCCGGCCAGCCGAGCGTCACGGCCGAGCTGCGGCTCTCGCTCAAGCTCCTCGCCGACGTCGGCATCATCGGCTTCCCGAACGCGGGCAAGTCGACGCTGCTCTCGCGCATCTCGGCCGCGCGTCCGAAGGTCGCGAGCTACCCGTTCACGACGCTCGTCCCGTCGCTCGGCGTCGTCGAGGTCGACGACCGGCGCTTCGTCGCCGCCGACGTGCCCGGCCTGATCGAAGGCGCGAGCGAGGGCGCCGGCCTCGGCGACCGCTTCCTGCGCCACGTCGAGCGCACGCGCGTGCTCGTCCACGTCCTCGACGTCGCGGCCATGCTCGTCGAGGGCCGCGACCTGCTCGCGGGGCGCGCGGCGATCCGCCGCGAGCTCGAGCGCTTCCGCCCCGAGCTCGCCGCGCGCCGCGAGATCGTCGCGATCAACAAGGTCGAGCTGCTCGCGGGCGACGCGGACGCGGCGCGCAGCGTCGACGACGCCGAGCGCGCGCTGCGCGGCGAGGGCGTCGAGGTCCACCGCATCTCGTGCGCGACGGGCGACGGCGTGCGCGCGCTCGTCGCCGCGATGCTGCGCGCGCTCGACGAGGAGGACGCCGCGCTCGCGCGCGACGCCGACGACGACCTCGCGCACCTCGGAGCCGCGACGTGA
- the proB gene encoding glutamate 5-kinase, with translation MTARAHRAAARSARRIVVKVGSSTLTSHGAIRPKAFTNLARQVSAIAAQGREVVLVSSGAIAVGSHVLGWSHPGRSIPEKQAAAAVGQIGLVELWQRRFARHERKVAQVLLTRTGLEHRERYLNARRTLLKLLELGVVPIVNENDTVATEEIRFGDNDNLSATIVNLIGADLLVILTDVEGLLERRPTPADPSPPLIATVPEITPAIEAIASGAGSAFGSGGMATKLEAARTAAHSGAATVLCRGGARDALLRVAAGDEIGTIFLAGDGGRRLASRKHWLAFTTRTRGEIVVDAGAAQALTERGRSLLPAGVVAVRGRFQMGDAVSCVDETGRELARGLAAYPSDAVAAIAGRATREIERVLGYSNGGEVIHRDDLVVLDR, from the coding sequence GTGACCGCGCGCGCCCACCGCGCCGCCGCGCGCTCCGCGCGGCGCATCGTCGTGAAGGTCGGGAGCAGCACGCTCACCTCGCACGGCGCGATCCGCCCGAAGGCCTTCACGAACCTGGCTCGCCAGGTGAGCGCGATCGCCGCGCAGGGGCGCGAGGTGGTGCTCGTGTCGTCGGGCGCGATCGCCGTGGGCTCGCACGTGCTCGGCTGGTCGCACCCCGGCCGCTCCATCCCCGAGAAGCAGGCCGCCGCCGCCGTCGGGCAGATCGGCCTCGTCGAGCTCTGGCAGCGCCGCTTCGCGCGCCACGAGCGCAAGGTCGCGCAGGTGCTGCTCACGCGAACGGGGCTCGAGCATCGCGAACGCTATCTGAACGCGCGCCGCACGCTCCTGAAGCTGCTCGAGCTCGGCGTCGTCCCGATCGTGAACGAGAACGACACGGTCGCGACCGAGGAGATCCGCTTCGGCGACAACGACAACCTGTCGGCGACGATCGTGAACCTGATCGGCGCCGACCTGCTCGTGATCCTGACCGACGTCGAGGGCCTGCTCGAGCGGCGCCCCACGCCCGCGGACCCGAGCCCGCCGCTGATCGCGACCGTGCCCGAGATCACGCCCGCGATCGAGGCGATCGCGTCCGGCGCCGGCAGTGCGTTCGGGAGCGGCGGCATGGCGACCAAGCTCGAGGCCGCGCGCACGGCCGCGCACTCGGGCGCCGCCACCGTGCTGTGTCGCGGCGGCGCGCGCGACGCCCTCCTGCGCGTCGCGGCCGGCGACGAGATCGGCACGATCTTCCTGGCGGGCGACGGCGGCCGGCGTCTCGCGAGCCGCAAGCACTGGCTCGCGTTCACGACGCGCACGCGCGGCGAGATCGTCGTCGACGCGGGCGCCGCGCAGGCGCTCACCGAACGCGGCCGCAGCCTCCTTCCGGCCGGCGTCGTCGCCGTGCGCGGCCGCTTCCAGATGGGCGACGCGGTCTCGTGCGTCGACGAGACGGGCCGCGAGCTCGCGCGCGGGCTCGCCGCCTACCCGTCGGACGCCGTCGCCGCCATCGCCGGCCGCGCGACGCGCGAGATCGAGCGGGTGCTAGGCTATTCGAACGGCGGCGAGGTCATCCATCGCGACGATCTCGTCGTCCTCGACCGCTGA